In the genome of Dyadobacter fermentans DSM 18053, the window GCCCGAATCTGTGCAGGCCTTTCCGGACGGGGAAGCTTTTCTGGATATTTATAAAAAAGCCGGTTTCATTAATACCAAATGCATATCACTTACCTTCGGGATCTGTTCAATTTACGTCGGACACAAGTAATTATAGGCATTCTGGCGCTGCTGTTGGCGGCTCAGGAGGCGCATTCTCAGGGCATCGGATACCGTCGCAAGCACCTCGAATACTACGACGATAAGCCGATCCATTACGGTATTCTTTTCGCGGTGCCGTTCACCCGCTTCAACATCAAGCACAGCAACGATTTTGTGACGAAGGACACGGCATTCGTGATCGAATCGCCCAGAAACGCGGCATTCCGCATGGGTTTTACGATCAATGCATATTTAAACGAGCATTTTGACCTGCGCACGACGCCGTCCGTTTCACTTTACGAGCGGCATGTGAAGTTCAGATATCCCAACGGCACCGATCGCACCGAAAAGCGGGAGTCGACGTGGATCGAAATCCCGCTCTTGCTAAAATACAAATCCGTCCGAAGGGTCAACTCGCGCATGTACATGGTCGCAGGGGTAACGTTGGGTTTGGAAACGAACGTGAAACGCAACCGTGGAGGGGGTGTGGGCGCACTGGATACTAAGTCAAGCGACTTTTCGATCGACTACGGCATCGGCTACGAGCAATTTTTCGAGTTCTTCAAATTCGCGCCGGAGCTGCGTTTTTCGCACGGATTGACAAACATGCTGGTGCCTGGAAAAAATTCTGTCGGAAATGGCATCAGCCGTATGCGGACGCACACGGTAACGCTGTATTTAAATTTCGAATAGCGTATCCTGGTTATCAGCACGTTAAAAAATATTTGAAATTTTTTTTCAAGAATATTTGCAGAGTTCAATTTAGTCGCACATATTTGCACTCCCAAACGACGAGAAAACAAAAGAAAAAAGAAAGGGAGTTTAGCTCAGTTGGTTCAGAGCATCTGCCTTACAAGCAGAGGGTCGGGGGTTCGAATCCCTCAACTCCCACGAAAGCACCGAGAAATCGGTGCTTTTTTAGTTTCTAGCTCAGTTGGTTCAGAGGATCTGGGATCAAACCCAAAACTTGTGGAGCATATATGATTTTGGATCAGTCCGAAAACTTGGGGGGCGGTGAAAAAAGTAGTTGTTTTGCAGTGAATCAATATTGAATGCATTGCAAGAGTCTTATTTAGCCCTAGTCCGCTTCCTGTTACCTGAGGGTATCCTCGATTATTTCGAACTTTCCAAAATCGTTGAAGGCCTCACTGGTCTGCATATCTACCTGGAAGAAAAGAATCTTCCTCCTTCCGAGTACAAAGATCAAAAATTAGAGTCGAAGGGCTTCCTGCCCGAGATTTACATCCAAGATTTTCCCATTCGCAATCAGAAGGTTACACTTTGCATTAAGCGTCGGCGCTGGGAAGTCAAGGATACGGGTGAGATTATCAGCAGAGATTGGAATGTTGTGCAACAGGGGACTCGGATGACCAAAGAGTTCGCTGACTTTTTAAAAACAATGTATTGATAATAATCCTGTTAGTTGTTCTCAGTTAGGCAAATACTTTCATCTTGACGGCAAGCAGCTTCAACAGCAGTATAAAGACCATATAAGCGACTACAAAGACTGGGATCAACGCGAGCATGCTGCTGACTGGCTGTTGTACCCTGAGAACACCGGTCCGTATTTAAGCATTGACGAGACCTCTCTTTCCAACGGAGAGCTTTACACTATTGTGACCAATAAAGCAACCAAGGGGCGAAAAGGCTCATTGGTGGCTATGGTCAAAGGCACGCAAGCCAGCTCTGTCATCGAGGTTTTGAGAAAGATTCCCAAGCGCATCCGCGGCAAAGTACGGGAAGTGACGCTGGACATGGCCGCCAACATGGGGTTGATAGTCAGTCGATGCTTTCCGAAGGCGTCAAAGGTTATTGATCGTTTCCATGTCCAGAAACTAGCCTTTGATGCAGTACAAGAAATTAGGATACAACATCGGTGGCGGGCTTTGGATCAAGAAAATCAAGCTATTGAAGAGGCCAGACAATCCGGTTTGGCATATCAGCCCGAGATTCTTTCTAATGGCGATACTCTTAAACAGCTGCTAGTCAGGAGCAGGTACTTGCTTTTCAAGCATCATGAAAAATGGACCTTCTCACAGGTCCAGCGTTCCCGGCTACTTTTTGAACGTTACCCACTTATCGAGCAGGCTTACAAGCTCGCAACAGGCTTAGGAACCGTTTTTCGGGTTTGCAAGTCCAAAGAGCAGGCATTTAAAAAGCTGGCGCTCTGGTACAATCAGGTAGAAGATTGCGGCCTGGATTCTTTCAAAACTGTGGCCAGGTCCATTCAAACGCATTATCTGGACATCCTAAACTGCTTCAATAACAGGAGCACCAACGCTTCAGCTGAATCATTCAATGCGAAGATCAAGGCTTTTAGGTCATCTTCCAGAGGCGTGAGGGATATTCAATTCTTCCTATTCAGGCTTACCAAACTCTATGCTTAACTTCCCCCCAAGAATTCTGCTTGATCCATGATTTTTCTAGGTTTGTATATTTAATAAACCTAGTCTGTTTTGGAGAGTTTCCTGCCTATTATTCCGTTTCTACTACCAGAGTTCATCCTCGAAAATTTTGAATTAACCTCCATCGACCGGCAGGACGGTGTATTTCATGTGCATATCGACGAGAAGAATGCAGATGAGAATGACCCGGAAAGGAAGAACCTGCTCTCCAAGGGCTTTTTTCCGACAATTACTGTTCAGGATTTCCCAATTCGGGGCCATAAGGTCTTTCTTCACATCAAGCGTCGCAGGTGGCTCAATACCAAAACAGGAAAAGTAGTTTACAGAGACTGGACTGAGGTAGGTAATGGAACGCGAATGACGAGTGAATTCGCGAATTTTTTAAAAGATATCAGTCGATACCAGCCCGAATAGCGCCTGGTCGGTCGGACGGTTCTACGGTATTAACGGCAGAGCTTTGCTACGCCATTACCGTGATTTTCAGAGTGGATTTAAAGATTGGAACCAACGGAAGCATGCCAAGAAGTGGCTGCTATTTCCTCAAAATCTGGGATCTCGCCTATCAATCGACCAGACTAGTCTTTCGCATGGTGAATTGTACACAATCCTTACCAATAAAGCTGCAAAAGGCGGGAAAGGAAGTATAGTTGCCATTGTTGCTGGTACAAAGGCTGAAACGGTTATTGAGATTATCCGTAAAATCCCGGAATCTCTGCGGAAGAAAGTGTCTGAAATTACGCTTGACATGGCTGGCAGCATGACGGTCCGCCGCCGCGGCAATGATCGCTAAGCGATGTTTTCCGCGCGCATTACGGGTCACCGACCGTTTTCACGTGCAAAGGTTAGCTATTGAAGCCTTGCAAGAAATCCGCATCAAACATCGCTGGGAAGCATTAGATCTGGAAAACGATGCCATTGAGCGGGCAAAGGCTAATCAGGTCGAATATCAGCCAGAAGTGTTACCTAATGGTGATACCTTGAAGCAATTATTGGCGCGTGGCAGATATGCGTTGTATAAAAAGCCTAATACGTGGACTGACAATCAAAAAGAGAGGGCTCAACTGCTTTTTGAACTCTTTCCAGACCTTAAAAAAGCATATGATCTGGCTCAGGAGCTAAGCAACATTTTCACCAACACAACCGAAAAGATTTACGGATTAACCAGACTAGCGAAGTGGCATGAAAAAGTCAGGCAGTCAGGCTTCAAATCCTTCAACACCGTCGCCAGATCTATAGAGAATCACTACAAGACCATTGTCAATTATTTTGATAACCGGAGCACCAACGCATCTGCTGAGTCTTTTAATGCTAAGATCAAAGCGTTCAGGGCTCAGTTCCGAGGTGTCAGAAATATCGAATTCTTCTTATATCGCCTCACTCAGCTATATGCTTAATCCAAGTTACTCCACAAGTTTTGGTCTTGATCCAGCATCTGCCCGCGCGGCGTCCGCTTACAAGCAGGGGGTCGGGGACGGTCCGCCGCTGCGGTTCGAATCCCTCAACTCCCACGAAAGCACCGAGAAATCGGTGCTTTTTTTGTTTTTAATCCTTCCCAAGTTCAGCCGCTGCGACGGTTCGCCGCTGCCGATCGAATCCTCAGTTTCCGGATCAGCCCGAAAAGTTGGCGAGCTTCAAATGAAGTTGTTGTTTCTTTCGAAGTAATGAATCATCCAAACATCAGCATGAATTCCGCAAACGGGTAGCGACAAGCTTCGCGTACCTTGTTGCTGGTATTTCCAATGAATCAATTGAAGCTATGAAAACGATATTGCTGCTTCTGCTGGCGGGTATGTTTGCATCTTGTAATGCGAATGATCAGCCGGTCACAAACGAGATGAATATGCGACAGGACAACTTAATCGAGCTGGTAACAAAAAACGACCTCGAAGGCATGAAGAAGGCGCTCGCTGCCGGAGCTAATGTAAATACAAGGGACAATCGTGGACGTACGCTCCTGTTGTTGGCGACTATCGACAAACAAACGGCGATGGCCACGCTGCTCGCCGAGAATGGCGCTGATGCCAATTTGCAGGATGATATTCACGACAGCCCGTTCCTTTACGCAGGGGCTACCGGGCAAACGGAGCTGGTGAAAATTTTCCTGGCTCGTGGCGCGCGGTTTGACATTTTCAACCGGTACAATGGAACCGCATTGATCCCCGCATGCGAACGCGGACACGTGGAAACCGTGAAAGTGCTGGTCGGCACGAAAGGCTTCCCGGTTAATCATGTGAATCGGCTCGGCTGGACCGCATTAATGGAAGCGATAGTGTTGGGAAACGGAAGTAAAAAGTATCAGGAAATCGTGCAGATCCTCAAAGATGGGGGTGCCGATGTTGGAATTCCCGACCACGACGGTGTCACACCGTTGCAGCACGCCAGAAATCGCGGTTTTGCTGAGATTGTGAAGATTTTGGAATGAAAAAACGGAGGACCGGAGAAACGAAGGAAAGGACGGTAGAAGATAATGTGTAGAAAGTGCGAATGGCGGCCGACCGGTCGCCATTTCTTTTAGGATGATTTTTATAATATATAATTTTATTTTATATATAAAATTGGTTACAATTGCGTATCAAATAAAAGCTGATAGGCAATGGAAAACAAACGGTTTGATCCCGACTTTTTTAGGATTATCGAGTTGCTTTTGATGATTGGTCTATTGTCCGCGTGCGGAGAGACGAGTGAAATAGTCGTTCGTGGCGATCTGCGGGGGGCCGATACGTTTCTGGAAGGGAAGCGGATCTTCCTGGAAAATGCAGAAACGCGCTACTTTGTAGATACAACCGTAGTGCGCGATGGACAATTCGAATTCCAAATCGACACGCAAAAGGACTTTATCCCCTTCCGTGCGGCCATCTATTTTGAAACCGGGAATCCCGAATGGCCGCGTCAGTTGATTGGTTATCGAAACCCCTATTTTATGAAGACCGGCGAGGTGAATTTTTATGCGGAAAGAGGTCTGATGGAGCTTCAATTGGATACAATCCGCGTATTTACACCAAAAAATACGGAGGTAATGTTCAACATAAAGGACGTTAATCGGCAAACCAGTACGCTCTTTCACCATTTTAGTTTAAAAACCGGCGCCCAAAATGTTGCCGCTAACCGAGCCTACAATCGGTCGTTGGTCGAGAGGCATCCTTATTCGTTGGATCTGCTGCGCAATTTGAATTTCAGGAAGGCGGCGCTCCAACCCGATGAAGCCAAAGAATTGCTCGCACTTTTCGATCCACAGCTGCATACGAACCCAGTTTATATTACCCTGCAAAACTATGCGATGCTCGAAAACAAAACCGGCAAGGATTTTCCCGCGACAGTCGCGTTGAAAACGGCAGACGACCGGCTTTACGACGAAGCGCTGCTAGATCCAACCAAACATAATCTCATTGTTTTCTGGGCAAGCTGGTGCGGGCCTTGCAGGATGGAAATTCCGCAAATCAAAAAGCTTTACGAGCGCAGTAATGCAAAGCTGAATATCGTAAGCATATCTGTCGATAAGGATCAGGGTGCCTGGAAGGGTGCGATGCAGAAGGAGCAAATGCCCTGGAAGCAATTTCTGTTGCCCGCAGGCGAAACTTACGCGATGCTGGACAAAAAGTACAATCTGGAAACCATTCCCGTTTGGATGCTGCTCGATCACAAGGGCAAAATGATCGAGCAGCATGTGGGTTACGACACCGGCGAAAATGCGATGGATTTAAAAGTGGCCAAGCTTTTGAAATGAATGCAAACTCTACAACCGCACCTCGCCACCAAGCTCCGCCGAGCGCAGCCCCGCTTCCAGCACCTGAATAATCTTTAATCCATCCGCAAAGTCCGGTTTGATGTCCGTATCGTTTTCAATGGCATTCAGAAAGTCAACCACTGCGTGTACGAACGCGTGTTCGTAGCCGATTATGTGCCCGGCGGGCCACCAGTTGCCGGCGTACGGGTGAATGGATTCCGTCGCGAGGATCGTCCGGAAGCCGTGTTCGCCTTTGGTGTCTTCGTTGGAATAGTATTGCAGCTCGTTCATTCGTTCGAGGTCGAAAACGAGACTACCCTTGCTGCCGTAGATTTCGAATGTGAGGCGATTTTTGCGGCCTGTCGCAAAGCGCGTCGCTTCGAACGAGCCGATAGCGCCGTTTTCGAACCTTACCATCATTAATGCCGCGTCTTCGACGGTTACTTCACCCATTTCGTCGCCCTTGGATGCGCCGGAGAGGCTGCCGGTGGCGGTTTCATCGGCGATGGGGCGCTCTTTGATGAAATTCGTGGTGAGTGCGGACACGGACGTAACGTCGCCGATAAGAAAATGGGCCAGGTCGACCGCGTGCGAGTTGAGGTCCCATTGCGGCCCGGCCTGCGCAGTTTCCTTTTTCAATTGCCAGGTGAGCGGAAATGACGGGTCAACGATCCAATCCTGCTGATAGGCACAGCGCCAGTGGAAAATCCGGCCGATTTTGCCCTCTTCGATCATCTTTTTGGCAAGCGCGACAGCCGGGACGCGGCGGTAGTTATGGTTGAGATAGTGCTTCACGCCCGTTTCCTGGCACACTTTCAGCATTTCGGCGGCCTGCTCGCTGGTCATGGAAAGTGGTTTTTCGCAGAAAATATGCTTGCCTGCTTTCGCCGCGGCCAGGGCAACTTCGTAATGAAGGTTCTGAGGCAATGCGATGTCGATGATATCGATGTCGGGCCGGGTCACGAGTTTTTGCCAATCAGGTTCGGTTTCTTCCCAGCCCCAGTTTTGGGCAAACTCCGAGAGGGATTCCTGATGGCGGCCGCAGGCTGCTTTGAGGACCGGCGTTGAAGGCGTATCGAAAAACAACGGCGCCTTGATCCACGCATTACTGTGCGCGCGACCCATGAATTTGTAACCGACTATGCCAACATTGATCTGTTTTTTCATGAAAAATTTGTGTGGTTAAGATGATGTGCTGAACTGATTTTGCCAAAAGTATTAAATCTGGATGATTGGATTTAATTCGTAAATTCCTATACCCGACATTTACTCAAACTGCACACTATATCTATGAAACAACTTGTCCAGAATCTCCGGACGGGAGAGACATTCGTATTGAAAGTGCCCGTACCGCTCGCCAGAAAGGGCTATGTGCTCATCCGAAGCCGGAAAAGCCTCATTTCTGCCGGCACGGAACGAATGCTGGTCCGGTTTGCCAAAGCCGGTTTTTTAGCCAAAGCCCGCCAGCAGCCCGATAAGCTGCGCCTCGTTCTCGACAAAATCAGGACCGATGGCTTTTTGAAAACGACACGCTCAGTGCTCCGCAGGCTGGATCAGCTCCTGCCGTTAGGTTATTGTAATGTGGGCGAAATAGTGGCGATAGGCGACGGCGTGGAGGGCTTTACCATTGGTGACCGGGTGGTGAGCAATGGTCCGCACGCGGAAATGGTGTGTGTGCCGGTAAACCTGGTTGCAAAAGTACCAGCCAATGTGCCCGACGACGAGGCCGCATTCGCGGTGCTGGGTGCTGTGGGGCTGCATGCCGTACGTTTGCTCGCGCCGGCGCTGGGCGAGCGCGTGGCGGTAATCGGACTGGGGCTGGTCGGTTTGATGGTGGTGGACCTGCTGCTCGCGCAGGGATGCCAGCCCATTGGCCTGGAACCGGATGAGGCACGGATGCGAATCGCGGACAAGAAAGGAATCCCGGTGCTCAATCCGCTCAAAACGGCCCCGGCAGCCATTCTGGAACGATATGGCGAAATGGACGCGGTGATCATCACAGCCTCGGGGAAGTCGCCGGGAATTATTTCAATGGCCTCTGCGATCTGTCGGAAAAGAGGCAAAATCGTGCTTACAGGCGATGTCCCGCTGCATCTGAACCGCTCCGATTTTTATCAAAAAGAACTTACATTCCAGGTTTCCTGCGCCTACGGGCCCGGGCGCTACGACCACGCGTACGAGGAATTGGGGCTTGACTATCCCTTACCGTACGTCCGCTGGACAGAAAATCGCAATTTCCAGGAAGTGCTGCGACTGCTCGCGAGTGGAGCCCTTCGCGTAATACCGCTGATTTCGGGTCACATTACATTGGAGGACTATTCTAAAATTCACACGAATAAGGCAAAACCGCTGGGAATAGTGATTGACTACGACGGTAAATGCAAGTCCGATGAACCTTTGATCGTTGAGCGGGTAAAGACATTCGGTAGGGCAAAAGTGGTGGCTGCGGTCATCGGGGCGGGAAATTTTGCCGGTATGACGCTGTTACCCTCTCTTCGTGGAAAGCCGGTTAAATACATCGCGAGTTCAGGCGGGTTAAGGGCCGCTGAACTAGCCCAAAAGCACGGCATTCCGCTAGTACTTTCAGATTACCGGCAGATTTTGGAGGACAACGAGGTCAATCTGGTGATCATCGCGACGCGCCACGACCAGCACGTGCCCATTGTGATTGATGCATTGCAGGCCGGGAAGCATGTTTTTGTTGAAAAGCCGCTGGCGATCGATGCGCAGGGTATTGATGCCGTGCAATCAGCCTTCAAGCAAGCGCCCGCACCCGTTTCACTCACCGTTGGCTTCAACAGAAGATACGCGCCGCAGATTTTGAAAATGTGCGAATTGCTGGATGGCGCACCGATGAACATCACAATCACCGTGAATGCGGGTAACATCTCGGAAAATGCGTGGGTGCACGACGGCACGCGGGGCGGCGGTCGGTTGGTTGGCGAAGCATGTCATTTTATTGATTTGGTGACATGGCTGGCGCAGAGCCCCGTAAAGGAAGTTTGTGCCAATGCCCTCACTGTTCGCGGTTGTATGAGTGCTGAAAATGTAAGTGTGCTGATGCGTCTCGAAAATGGCTCTGCCGGAGTCGTTAACTATTTTTCAAACGGTCATGGTGGTTATCCAAAGGAGCGCGTGGAGGTACATTCGCTCGGGCGAACATTGGTTCTGGACAATTTCAGAAAGCTTACCGGCTATGGTTTTCGGGATTTCAACGAGGAAAAGCTGCAACCGAATAAAGGACATCAAGAGCAATTCGATAGGTTGTTTGAACACATTTCCACCGGAAAAGGACCGCTTATGCGGGCAGAAGAGATCTGGAATTCGAGCCGGGCCGCATTGGCGGCGCGGGATAGCCTGTGGATGGGCGGTTGGGTGAAAGTAGTATGAAAATGCTCCGGGACTTGTCGCTGCTTTGGCATATTGTTCGCCAAATGGGCTGGGGATATGTACTTTTTCGCGCTGGTTATTGGCTAGAAGGCAAAACCGGCTTGCTCCGACTTCGTTTTCCCAAACGATCAACCAGGCGATCGTTCATTAGCCTCCGGGAATGGCGAGATCGCAACCCTGCATTTCTCTTCGATCCTCATGAGGTGAATGTGAGCAGGAATGCGGGGCTTCACGAGTTGAAGTGGCGGGTTAGCCAAATCAGGCGCCGGAGGTTTCAGTATTTCAGCAGTCAATGGTTTGATGTTCACGATTGGCATACTAATCCGCTGACAGGCTATCGGTACAATGTGAATGAGCATTGGTCGCTAGTGGATGACTTTTCGGTAACGGCGGGAGATATCAAATATGTCTGGGAAAAATCGAGGTTTACATTTCTGTATGACCTCATTCGATATGACTATCATTTCAATGAGGATCAATCTGCGGAGGCTTTCACACTGATTTCCGATTGGATCGCTCAAAATCCCGTCAATCGCGGCCCGAACTGGAAATGCAGCCAGGAAATCGCCCTGCGTGTGTTAAACTGGACTTTTGCATTGCATTACTTTCGAGGCTCGCACGCATTGAACCAAAGTCTACTCGATCAAATACTGTGCAGCATTTACGACCAAATCCGGCATGTTGCCCAAAACATCCGTTTTTCCAGGACTGCCGTCCGCAACAACCATATCCTTACCGAAGCAATGGGCCTTTTTACAACCGGGTTAACATTCCCGTTTTTCCCCGAAAGTCCGGAATGGGAAAAGGCAGGCAAGGAGTTATTTGAAAGAGAAATCATCACGCAAATCGCGCCGGATGGAACGTATCTGCAATTTTCCATGAACTATCACCGGGTGGTAGTGCAACTGCTCACCTGGGGAATCCGGCTGGGCGAGGTGCATGGCGATTGTCTCTGCGAAACCGTTTATGCACAGGCGAAGGCTTCGCTGGTGTTTCTGAGAACCTGCCAGGATGATAGCAATGGTCAACTTCCTCACTACGGGCATTGCGACGGCGCCCTGTTTTTTCCGCTATCGGAGTGTGAGTTCAGGGATTTTCGCCCTCAAATGGCTGCTTTGGCAAATGTGCAGGGTGTTGATTTGGGTTATCAGACGGGAAAATGGTTGGAGGAAAGCCATTGGTTGTGTGGACATCGCCGACCGATAGCGGCACAAATCAATCCCCGCTGCTTGTCAACTTTCCGGGATGGGGGCTACCATGTTATCCGAAATGCCGGCACAATTACATTCCTGCGCTGCGGAAGTTACAAGAGCCGGCCATTTCAGGCAGATAACAATCATCTCGATATCTGGATAAATGGTCGAAATATCCTGCGCGACGCCGGAACGTGGCTTTACAATGCCGATGAGGAATCGACGCGGTATTTTTCCGGCACCCGCTCGCATAACACGGTTACGATCGGTGATTTCGACCAAATGCAGAAAGACCGGCGTTTCATTTGGACGCACTGGATCACCAGCGCCAATGGCCAATGCGGCCGCGGCAACGATGAATGCTGGATTGAAGCCGAGTTCGAGGGGTTTCGCCATGTAGGCAAGGATATCGTCCACAAGCGGCGTGTCATAAAGCAGGTTGGCCGGCTCCACTGGGTAATCGAGGACTGGGTAGCGAACGTGCCGACCGGCTTGCAAGTCCGGCAGCGATGGCATCCCGATGAACATTTCAGCCGCGATTTCTGCATCCGGACGTTCGACGAGCACGGACATGAAATTCTTCCTGTCGTCGACTCGGGCTGGTATTCAGCTTTTTATGGTCATAAAATCCAAAGTAATATGCTGGTTTTCGAAACTTCCGGGAATTATTTCAAAACCATCATCGAAAAAATATAAGTGACCAATGCACCAGGTTGTCGTATCAATGGAAAACGACAACTTGAACATGCATATCCTGCTCATTCACCAATATTTTCTGGAAGACAATGCCGGCGGCGGCTCGCGGTGGAACGAGATGGCGCGGATCTGGGCCGAGGAGGGGCATGCCGTGACGGTGATCGCCGGGGATATCCATTATATGCACGAAACCGGGGCGGGAGTGAGGCGTGAGCGTTTCGCAGTCGGTGTGAATGGGGACGGCGTCACGGTCATTCGCTGCAAGTTGCCGCGAAATTATCATATCGGCTTGCGGGGACGGTATTGGGGCTATGTGTTTTTCGCGATGGCCGCCGTGTATGCCGGTCTGCGCAGGGCGGTTTCGGTATATGACTGCATTATAGCCACGTCGCCACCACTATTTGCAGGCATTCCGGGGCTGATTCTTTCTAAATGGAAGCGCATTCCGTTCGTTTTCGAGATCCGCGATTTATGGCCGGAGTCAGCCGTTGAAATGGGTATAGTCAAAAACCGGATGCTCATTCGGCTGGCAGTTTTATTTGAAAAATACCTCTACCGAACAGCCGCGCGGATCATCGTGCTGACGCCCGCCTTTCGCGAAAAGCTGATCCTGACGAAAGGGGTTGAGCGTGAAAAAATAGTGTTAATCCCTAACGCGGCAGACTTTCGATGGAGTGAACAGGCGCTGGCAAGCTCGGCCCCGGTCGCATTACGCGCAAAGCTTGGCCTCGAAAAGAAATTTGTGATTATTTACGTAGGCGCACATGGATTGGCGAACGATCTCATTCAACTCTTGCACGCCGCTGCATTGCTCCGCGATACGGATGCGCACTTTCTGATGGTGGGCGATGGCATGCAGAAGCAAATGCTGATGGACAAAGTGGCGGCATTGGGCCTGCATAATGTCTCATTTCTGGACCCGGTGCCTAAGGAGGAAATTTTCCATTACATTATCATGGCTGACGCCGGAGTAGCTGTTTTGAAGAAAGCAGAGGTTTTTAAAACCATTTACAGTAACAAAACATTTGACTACCTCTCCTGCAAAAAACCGGTGCTGATGGCGATCGACGGCATTTCGCGCATATTGATAGAACAAGCAGCGGCAGGGCTGTTCGCCGAGCCGGGCAATGCGGCAAACTTTGCGGATAAAGTGCGGGTTTATATGAACGACCGGGCGCTTTTGCGCAAACATGGTGAAAATGGCTATGACTTTGTCCGGCGGAATTTTGATCGCGGCGTGCTGGCGAAAGATTTGTTGAAAGGACTTCAAAAGATGCGCGTGAGCAATTGTAAAACAGACCGTTTCGTAAGCTGAAAAGTGAACCGAATGTGTCTACGAGGGGTTTCTTAATAAATGAAACTCGAATGAAAAACATCGCACATTTGCTCCCCGAATCGGTTAGAAACGGGGCATATACATATTCCGGTTACATGCAGTTGATGGAACAGGTCGTTCTCGAAAACCGGACCACCGGACCCAAGCAGTCCGAAGAGCTCAGCCATTATACAAAGCTCAATCTGGCCAGAATGCAGCGGCTCAACAAAAAGGTTACTGTTAGCGATTCGTTGAAGGAAGTTATCGAACAGATAGACATCCCGCAAACCTGGTATATCCTTACCGAAGCCTGGTGTGGCGATGCGGCCCAGAATATCCCGCCGATAGTGGCGGCCTCGCTGGCCAACCCATTGATCACCGTTAAATTGCTGCTTCGCGACGAAAATCTGGACCTGATGGGCGCATATCTGACAAACGGAGGCAAATCTATCCCCAAGCTCATCGCGGTGGACGAGGATTTTAACGAGCTCTTCACCTGGGGGCCGCGCCCGGCGGGGGCTCAGATGCTCTTGCGGGAGTACAAAGCGAATCCGGTGAAGCCTTACAGTGAGTTTGCGGAGGATATCCAGCGCTGGTACATTGCGGATAAAAACGAGTCGCTGCACCGCGAATTGCAGGAGCTTTTGGAAGCAGTGGCCGTGGATAAGTAAGTTTTTAAACCGTTTACTCTATATTTGTCGTAGGGTAAATGCAATACCAACGAACAGGGATTTTGTCAGAATACTTTAAAAATATATCCGACGGCATCAGTACGACCCTCACGGGCATGCGGCTGACGTTACGGCACCTCTGGAATGCGCGCAAAAGCCGTAAGCCTGCGGATATCCGTTCATCCAGCTTTTACGACCAGCAGGATGGGATCGTCACCATCCAATACCCCCAGGAAACCATTCCCATTCCAGACAATGGCAGGTACCGTTTGCACAATGAAATGGACGACTGCATTGTTTGCGACAAATGTGCGAAGGTTTGTCCCGTGGATTGTATTGACATTGAGCCTATTAAAGCCGTAGAGGACGTTGGTCGCGCCTCCGACGGTTCGCCGATCCGTT includes:
- the porT gene encoding type IX secretion/gliding motility protein PorT/SprT, producing the protein MHITYLRDLFNLRRTQVIIGILALLLAAQEAHSQGIGYRRKHLEYYDDKPIHYGILFAVPFTRFNIKHSNDFVTKDTAFVIESPRNAAFRMGFTINAYLNEHFDLRTTPSVSLYERHVKFRYPNGTDRTEKRESTWIEIPLLLKYKSVRRVNSRMYMVAGVTLGLETNVKRNRGGGVGALDTKSSDFSIDYGIGYEQFFEFFKFAPELRFSHGLTNMLVPGKNSVGNGISRMRTHTVTLYLNFE
- a CDS encoding ISAon1 family transposase N-terminal region protein gives rise to the protein MQESYLALVRFLLPEGILDYFELSKIVEGLTGLHIYLEEKNLPPSEYKDQKLESKGFLPEIYIQDFPIRNQKVTLCIKRRRWEVKDTGEIISRDWNVVQQGTRMTKEFADFLKTMY
- a CDS encoding ISAon1 family transposase — its product is MDNNPVSCSQLGKYFHLDGKQLQQQYKDHISDYKDWDQREHAADWLLYPENTGPYLSIDETSLSNGELYTIVTNKATKGRKGSLVAMVKGTQASSVIEVLRKIPKRIRGKVREVTLDMAANMGLIVSRCFPKASKVIDRFHVQKLAFDAVQEIRIQHRWRALDQENQAIEEARQSGLAYQPEILSNGDTLKQLLVRSRYLLFKHHEKWTFSQVQRSRLLFERYPLIEQAYKLATGLGTVFRVCKSKEQAFKKLALWYNQVEDCGLDSFKTVARSIQTHYLDILNCFNNRSTNASAESFNAKIKAFRSSSRGVRDIQFFLFRLTKLYA
- a CDS encoding ISAon1 family transposase N-terminal region protein, translating into MESFLPIIPFLLPEFILENFELTSIDRQDGVFHVHIDEKNADENDPERKNLLSKGFFPTITVQDFPIRGHKVFLHIKRRRWLNTKTGKVVYRDWTEVGNGTRMTSEFANFLKDISRYQPE
- a CDS encoding transposase is translated as MLRHYRDFQSGFKDWNQRKHAKKWLLFPQNLGSRLSIDQTSLSHGELYTILTNKAAKGGKGSIVAIVAGTKAETVIEIIRKIPESLRKKVSEITLDMAGSMTVRRRGNDR
- a CDS encoding ISAon1 family transposase gives rise to the protein MIAKRCFPRALRVTDRFHVQRLAIEALQEIRIKHRWEALDLENDAIERAKANQVEYQPEVLPNGDTLKQLLARGRYALYKKPNTWTDNQKERAQLLFELFPDLKKAYDLAQELSNIFTNTTEKIYGLTRLAKWHEKVRQSGFKSFNTVARSIENHYKTIVNYFDNRSTNASAESFNAKIKAFRAQFRGVRNIEFFLYRLTQLYA
- a CDS encoding ankyrin repeat domain-containing protein, which codes for MKTILLLLLAGMFASCNANDQPVTNEMNMRQDNLIELVTKNDLEGMKKALAAGANVNTRDNRGRTLLLLATIDKQTAMATLLAENGADANLQDDIHDSPFLYAGATGQTELVKIFLARGARFDIFNRYNGTALIPACERGHVETVKVLVGTKGFPVNHVNRLGWTALMEAIVLGNGSKKYQEIVQILKDGGADVGIPDHDGVTPLQHARNRGFAEIVKILE
- a CDS encoding TlpA family protein disulfide reductase; protein product: MENKRFDPDFFRIIELLLMIGLLSACGETSEIVVRGDLRGADTFLEGKRIFLENAETRYFVDTTVVRDGQFEFQIDTQKDFIPFRAAIYFETGNPEWPRQLIGYRNPYFMKTGEVNFYAERGLMELQLDTIRVFTPKNTEVMFNIKDVNRQTSTLFHHFSLKTGAQNVAANRAYNRSLVERHPYSLDLLRNLNFRKAALQPDEAKELLALFDPQLHTNPVYITLQNYAMLENKTGKDFPATVALKTADDRLYDEALLDPTKHNLIVFWASWCGPCRMEIPQIKKLYERSNAKLNIVSISVDKDQGAWKGAMQKEQMPWKQFLLPAGETYAMLDKKYNLETIPVWMLLDHKGKMIEQHVGYDTGENAMDLKVAKLLK